From Coturnix japonica isolate 7356 chromosome 3, Coturnix japonica 2.1, whole genome shotgun sequence, the proteins below share one genomic window:
- the RRAGD gene encoding ras-related GTP-binding protein D isoform X1, producing the protein MSQVPRKLPQEEGDEEEEEEEEIVGLAGYADGAESFSDGDAESGGDEAFLDFNDPFSTEVKPRILLMGLRRSGKSSIQKVVFHKMSPNETLFLESTNKIYKDDISNSSFVNFQIWDFPGQIDFFDPTFDYEMIFRGTGALIFVIDSQDDYMEALARLHLTVTRAYKVNPDINFEIFIHKVDGLSDDHKIETQRDIHQRANDDLADAGLEKIHLSFYLTSIYDHSIFEAFSKVVQKLIPQLPTLENLLNIFISNSGIEKAFLFDVVSKIYIATDSSPVDMQSYELCCDMIDVVIDVSCIYGLKDDGTGTPYDKESMAIIKLNNTTVLYLKEVTKFLALVCFVREESFERKGLIDYNFHCFRKAIQEVFEVRMKVVRSRKHQSHVQKNKRPTPNGTPRMPL; encoded by the exons ATGAGCCAGGTGCCGAGGAAGCTGCCCCAGGAGGAGGGggacgaggaggaggaagaggaggaggagatcGTGGGCTTGGCGGGCTACGCGGACGGGGCCGAGTCCTTCTCGGACGGGGACGCGGAGAGCGGCGGCGATGAGGCGT ttttgGATTTCAATGATCCCTTCAGTACTGAAGTTAAGCCCCGAATCCTGCTCATGGGTTTGAGAAGAAGTGGGAAGTCTTCCATTCAGAAAGTTGTCTTTCACAAAATGTCTCCAAATGAGACTCTGTTCTTGGAAAGCACCAACAAAATCTACAAGGATGATATTTCCAACAGCTCCTTTGTGAATTTCCAGATATGGGATTTTCCTGGGCAGATTGACTTCTTTGACCCTACATTTGACTATGAGATGATTTTCAGAGGCACTGGAGCACTAATATTTGTTATTGACTCTCAG GATGATTATATGGAAGCATTAGCTCGGCTGCATCTTACTGTGACCAGAGCATACAAAGTGAATCCAGACATCAACTTTGAAATCTTTATCCATAAAGTGGATGGTTTATCAGATGACCATAAAATAGAAACTCAGAGGGATATTCACCAGAGGGCAAATGATGACCTTGCGGATGCTGGATTGGAGAAAATTCATCTCAG cttttatCTGACAAGCATATATGATCATTCTATATTTGAAGCGTTTAGCAAAGTGGTACAGAAACTGATTCCACAGCTCCCAACACTGGAAAATCTGCtaaacatctttatttca AATTCCGGGattgaaaaagcatttttatttgatgTAGTCAGCAAAATCTACATTGCAACGGACAGTTCTCCTGTGGACATGCAGTCGTATGAGTTGTGCTGTGACATGATTGATGTAGTGATAGATGTTTCCTGTATATATGG GCTTAAAGATGATGGCACTGGAACTCCGTATGACAAAGAATCAATGGCAATCATAAAACTGAACAACACAACTGtcctttatttaaaagaagtgACAAAATTCCTTgctcttgtttgctttgtaagaGAAGAAAGCTTTGAGAGAAAAG GATTAATAGACTACAATTTCCATTGTTTTCGAAAAGCCATACAAGAAGTGTTTGAAGTAAGAATGAAAGTAGTAAGATCACGAAAACATCAAAGCCACGTGCAAAAAAATAAGAGACCCACTCCCAATGGGACACCAAGAATGCCACTGTAA
- the RRAGD gene encoding ras-related GTP-binding protein D isoform X2 has product MGLRRSGKSSIQKVVFHKMSPNETLFLESTNKIYKDDISNSSFVNFQIWDFPGQIDFFDPTFDYEMIFRGTGALIFVIDSQDDYMEALARLHLTVTRAYKVNPDINFEIFIHKVDGLSDDHKIETQRDIHQRANDDLADAGLEKIHLSFYLTSIYDHSIFEAFSKVVQKLIPQLPTLENLLNIFISNSGIEKAFLFDVVSKIYIATDSSPVDMQSYELCCDMIDVVIDVSCIYGLKDDGTGTPYDKESMAIIKLNNTTVLYLKEVTKFLALVCFVREESFERKGLIDYNFHCFRKAIQEVFEVRMKVVRSRKHQSHVQKNKRPTPNGTPRMPL; this is encoded by the exons ATGGGTTTGAGAAGAAGTGGGAAGTCTTCCATTCAGAAAGTTGTCTTTCACAAAATGTCTCCAAATGAGACTCTGTTCTTGGAAAGCACCAACAAAATCTACAAGGATGATATTTCCAACAGCTCCTTTGTGAATTTCCAGATATGGGATTTTCCTGGGCAGATTGACTTCTTTGACCCTACATTTGACTATGAGATGATTTTCAGAGGCACTGGAGCACTAATATTTGTTATTGACTCTCAG GATGATTATATGGAAGCATTAGCTCGGCTGCATCTTACTGTGACCAGAGCATACAAAGTGAATCCAGACATCAACTTTGAAATCTTTATCCATAAAGTGGATGGTTTATCAGATGACCATAAAATAGAAACTCAGAGGGATATTCACCAGAGGGCAAATGATGACCTTGCGGATGCTGGATTGGAGAAAATTCATCTCAG cttttatCTGACAAGCATATATGATCATTCTATATTTGAAGCGTTTAGCAAAGTGGTACAGAAACTGATTCCACAGCTCCCAACACTGGAAAATCTGCtaaacatctttatttca AATTCCGGGattgaaaaagcatttttatttgatgTAGTCAGCAAAATCTACATTGCAACGGACAGTTCTCCTGTGGACATGCAGTCGTATGAGTTGTGCTGTGACATGATTGATGTAGTGATAGATGTTTCCTGTATATATGG GCTTAAAGATGATGGCACTGGAACTCCGTATGACAAAGAATCAATGGCAATCATAAAACTGAACAACACAACTGtcctttatttaaaagaagtgACAAAATTCCTTgctcttgtttgctttgtaagaGAAGAAAGCTTTGAGAGAAAAG GATTAATAGACTACAATTTCCATTGTTTTCGAAAAGCCATACAAGAAGTGTTTGAAGTAAGAATGAAAGTAGTAAGATCACGAAAACATCAAAGCCACGTGCAAAAAAATAAGAGACCCACTCCCAATGGGACACCAAGAATGCCACTGTAA